One Candidatus Deferrimicrobium borealis genomic window carries:
- a CDS encoding outer membrane beta-barrel protein, with protein sequence MDVVPSIRLEEGWDSNAFNSSTDEVSSFGTRLTPALALRFTSADNVMLEFSGNYEIVRYHDSVAKEADNDTWFFRINSTGGWALTPTLSMLPSVFYLNTTGTSSRSQRVPSGDPVLPPVTITNYGDTNSEEFGGAVNFSYLATQNVTIGVNGNYSEQRFGEVTDNTAGTGLTNSTTTGGNASVSYRFTPRTSLGILVGGNRQTYEGAPDADTLSGGILFGYQFSPVLRIDGAFGWSYIRQSEAPGIPEQRTSSPSGLFNASYTSETFTASVFGSAVYSGGSGFGQATRQWTAGLALNDQFAREWSWSLSGTYQVSKSVFETDAVDINTIYGSAGLKYKPWEWGSLDLTGYFDRQTSDSQFGSDLKNYVATLGITIGKPYKVF encoded by the coding sequence ATGGACGTGGTTCCCTCGATCCGACTCGAGGAGGGATGGGACTCCAACGCATTCAATTCGAGCACAGACGAGGTGTCCTCCTTCGGCACCCGCTTGACGCCGGCGCTCGCCCTGAGGTTCACATCCGCGGATAACGTCATGTTGGAATTTTCCGGGAATTACGAGATTGTCCGGTACCACGACTCGGTGGCCAAAGAGGCGGATAACGACACCTGGTTTTTCCGGATCAACTCGACCGGGGGGTGGGCATTGACCCCAACCTTGTCCATGCTCCCGTCGGTGTTCTACCTCAACACCACCGGCACCTCCAGCCGGTCCCAACGGGTGCCTTCCGGAGACCCGGTGCTTCCGCCGGTTACGATCACCAACTACGGGGATACCAATTCGGAGGAGTTCGGGGGGGCGGTGAATTTCAGCTACCTCGCGACACAAAACGTGACCATCGGGGTGAACGGGAATTACAGCGAGCAGCGATTCGGCGAAGTTACCGATAACACGGCGGGAACCGGACTGACGAATTCAACGACAACGGGAGGAAATGCCTCGGTTTCCTACCGTTTTACGCCACGGACCAGCCTCGGGATTCTCGTCGGGGGAAACCGCCAGACCTACGAAGGCGCCCCGGACGCCGATACCCTGTCCGGCGGCATCCTGTTCGGGTACCAGTTCTCCCCCGTGCTTCGCATCGATGGTGCCTTCGGATGGTCGTATATCCGGCAAAGCGAGGCCCCGGGGATCCCGGAACAGCGGACATCCTCTCCGTCGGGATTATTCAATGCCTCCTACACCTCCGAGACGTTCACAGCCAGCGTTTTCGGATCTGCCGTGTATTCCGGCGGGAGCGGGTTCGGGCAGGCCACCCGGCAGTGGACCGCCGGCCTTGCTCTTAACGACCAGTTCGCCAGAGAGTGGTCCTGGAGTCTCTCCGGGACCTACCAGGTCAGCAAGTCGGTGTTCGAGACGGATGCGGTCGATATCAATACAATCTATGGCTCCGCGGGGTTAAAATACAAGCCTTGGGAGTGGGGCAGCCTGGACCTCACCGGCTACTTCGACCGGCAGACCTCCGATAGCCAGTTCGGTAGCGATTTGAAGAACTATGTCGCCACTCTCGGGATTACCATCGGGAAGCCTTACAAGGTCTTTTAG
- a CDS encoding CpsD/CapB family tyrosine-protein kinase yields MNLKSIDPHYYELLKGFRAKVEYKMDTLNLRVIAVSSAIAGEGKTLTAIHLAANMASTGRKKVLLMDVDLRKSSVARELGLAPDSGLSDFLLGSVPKEKIVRNSVVPGLSIIVGGKSISSPADMLAGERFLSLLKELRGQFDLLVLDTPPILPVPDAVTISEQVDAFILLFRFSHTPHQLFRQAIDDLGERKILGVVLNGEEKKTDSYYHKYYGRYYQVTPTEGKPR; encoded by the coding sequence TTGAATCTGAAGAGTATCGATCCCCATTATTACGAACTGTTGAAGGGATTCCGGGCCAAGGTCGAATACAAGATGGATACCCTGAACCTCCGGGTGATCGCCGTGAGCAGCGCGATCGCCGGAGAGGGAAAAACATTAACGGCGATCCATCTGGCCGCCAACATGGCATCGACCGGCCGGAAGAAAGTCCTCTTGATGGATGTGGATCTTCGGAAATCCAGCGTCGCCAGGGAGTTGGGATTGGCTCCGGATTCCGGACTGAGCGATTTTCTGTTGGGGTCCGTTCCCAAGGAGAAGATCGTCCGGAATTCCGTGGTGCCGGGATTATCCATCATCGTCGGCGGGAAATCGATCTCGTCCCCCGCGGACATGCTCGCGGGGGAACGGTTTCTTTCTCTCCTCAAGGAATTGCGGGGGCAGTTCGATCTCCTGGTTCTGGACACTCCTCCCATTCTGCCCGTTCCCGACGCTGTTACGATCTCCGAACAGGTCGACGCGTTCATTTTGCTCTTCCGGTTCAGTCACACGCCCCACCAACTTTTCCGTCAGGCGATCGATGATCTTGGGGAAAGGAAGATTTTGGGCGTTGTCCTGAACGGCGAGGAGAAAAAAACCGATAGTTACTACCACAAATATTATGGAAGGTATTACCAGGTTACACCCACCGAGGGAAAGCCAAGGTGA
- a CDS encoding TIGR03013 family PEP-CTERM/XrtA system glycosyltransferase — protein MFSVVASFLLFHGRAGTPVVSMGDVVARAFVITIFCQACMYLLDLYNFRYSQTWGEMLFALAIAIGFVCVGIGLLSYAIPKFGVAGKMYYLSILIASVCLLLWRIIFEIYITRLAPQMNILIVGTGEVARRVGEEVRKSKRLGFHLVGFINAPPAKDTPSEGQVGEILGDSEQMDRIIEQHNVDKIVVAITERRGEYPVKEMLALRVGGHQVLEWPGFFEKLSGRIPTDSLAPSFFIFNEGFRKSMFLLWIRRVVSVIVAAVLLVLLLPVFLVVAILITLDSPGPIIYSQIRVGQKNKPIRIYKFRSMRNDAEKNGDAVWAVENDPRITRVGHFLRKTRIDELPQLFNILIGELDFVGPRPERPEFVEKLQSLIPFYALRHTVKPGLTGWAQVMFHYGSTIDESKEKLQYDLFYIKNMSLKLDLLILFHTFKIVLLGRGAR, from the coding sequence ATGTTTTCGGTCGTGGCCAGTTTTCTACTCTTCCACGGCCGAGCCGGTACCCCTGTCGTCAGCATGGGGGATGTCGTCGCAAGGGCGTTTGTGATCACGATTTTCTGTCAGGCATGCATGTATCTGCTCGACCTCTACAATTTCCGGTATTCCCAAACCTGGGGGGAAATGCTTTTCGCGCTGGCGATCGCGATCGGGTTCGTATGCGTCGGAATCGGTTTGCTTTCCTATGCCATCCCGAAGTTCGGCGTTGCAGGAAAGATGTATTATCTCAGCATCCTGATTGCATCCGTTTGCCTTCTTCTTTGGCGCATTATTTTCGAAATCTACATAACCCGGCTTGCGCCTCAAATGAATATCCTGATTGTCGGAACAGGGGAAGTTGCCCGGCGGGTCGGGGAGGAAGTGAGAAAGAGCAAACGCCTCGGTTTTCATCTCGTCGGATTCATCAATGCGCCTCCGGCGAAGGATACTCCATCCGAGGGGCAAGTAGGGGAAATCCTCGGCGATTCCGAGCAGATGGATCGGATCATCGAGCAACACAATGTCGACAAGATCGTCGTGGCGATCACGGAACGGCGCGGCGAGTACCCCGTCAAGGAAATGCTGGCACTCCGTGTGGGTGGGCATCAGGTGCTCGAATGGCCGGGGTTCTTCGAGAAGCTTTCCGGCAGGATCCCGACCGACAGCCTTGCCCCGTCCTTTTTCATCTTCAACGAAGGGTTCCGGAAATCCATGTTCCTGCTTTGGATCCGGCGGGTCGTCAGCGTGATCGTCGCCGCCGTACTCCTGGTTCTCCTGCTGCCGGTCTTTCTCGTCGTTGCAATCCTCATCACGCTCGATTCCCCCGGTCCCATCATCTATTCGCAGATCCGGGTGGGGCAGAAAAACAAACCGATCCGGATCTACAAATTCCGCTCGATGCGGAACGACGCGGAGAAGAACGGCGACGCGGTCTGGGCGGTGGAGAACGACCCCCGGATCACGAGGGTCGGCCATTTTCTGCGGAAGACACGGATCGACGAACTTCCGCAACTGTTCAACATCCTGATCGGGGAACTGGATTTCGTCGGTCCCCGGCCGGAGCGGCCGGAATTCGTGGAGAAACTTCAGAGTCTGATCCCGTTTTACGCCCTTCGGCACACGGTCAAACCGGGGCTCACCGGCTGGGCGCAGGTCATGTTCCATTACGGTAGCACGATCGACGAGTCGAAGGAAAAACTCCAGTACGACCTTTTCTACATCAAGAACATGTCGCTGAAACTGGATCTTCTGATCCTGTTCCACACCTTCAAGATCGTTCTCCTGGGGCGCGGGGCGAGGTAA
- a CDS encoding DUF3473 domain-containing protein — translation MQIPPPGPNMIRNAFTVDVEEYYQVEAFSDHIPKQDWHKFPSRVEENTTRLLDILDTHHVRGTFFVLGWIARIHPVLVETIYKAGHEIASHGYEHTMITELTPEAFRQDIRKSKTILEGIIGTSVNGYRAPTFSITEKTSWAYEILLQEGFSYSSSVFPVWHDRYGWPKFGNDPRRMASGKDGEIWEIPLSVGSIGPFRVPFGGGGYLRAYPLWLTKALFHGLARDGRNGVVYIHPWELDTRHPAIPAPFFRRLRHYVGIPKMKQKLIHLLRSMRFGTVAQLHEANRADSIRRPVLPAEIPTGHLRTGGR, via the coding sequence GTGCAGATCCCGCCCCCGGGACCCAACATGATCCGGAACGCCTTTACCGTCGACGTCGAAGAATATTACCAGGTCGAGGCGTTTTCCGACCATATCCCGAAACAGGACTGGCACAAATTCCCTTCGCGTGTCGAAGAAAACACCACGAGATTGCTGGATATTCTCGACACGCATCACGTCCGGGGAACGTTTTTCGTCCTTGGATGGATCGCGAGGATTCATCCGGTATTGGTGGAAACGATTTACAAGGCAGGGCATGAGATCGCTTCCCACGGATACGAACACACCATGATTACGGAGTTGACGCCGGAGGCGTTCCGGCAGGATATCCGGAAATCGAAGACGATTCTCGAGGGGATCATCGGGACATCGGTCAATGGATACCGGGCGCCGACGTTTTCCATCACCGAAAAAACTTCCTGGGCGTACGAAATCCTCCTGCAGGAGGGATTCTCCTACAGCAGCAGCGTGTTTCCCGTCTGGCACGATCGGTACGGGTGGCCGAAATTCGGTAATGACCCGCGCCGAATGGCTTCCGGCAAGGACGGGGAAATCTGGGAGATACCGCTATCCGTCGGGTCGATCGGTCCGTTCAGGGTCCCGTTCGGGGGCGGAGGATATCTTCGTGCTTATCCGCTCTGGTTGACGAAGGCGCTTTTTCACGGCCTGGCAAGGGACGGGAGAAATGGAGTCGTCTACATCCACCCCTGGGAGCTGGACACCCGGCACCCGGCGATCCCGGCGCCTTTCTTCCGGCGTCTGCGCCACTACGTCGGCATCCCGAAGATGAAACAGAAGCTGATCCATCTCCTGCGGTCGATGCGGTTCGGGACCGTCGCCCAGCTGCACGAAGCGAATCGAGCGGATTCGATTCGTCGACCGGTCCTTCCCGCCGAGATACCCACCGGTCACCTGCGAACCGGCGGCCGGTGA
- a CDS encoding glycosyltransferase family 4 protein: protein MNILVINYEYPPIGGGGGVLCKDISEGIAAKGHRITVVTSHYGSLRKSENLHGVDIFRVPVLMRKKQTVASMASMISFVPMCIRKVKELMKCNSYDLINTQFAIPSGPAGQYISRKYNIPNVLTILGGDIIDPSKFLSPHNTFLLNQTVRKMLFGADRVVAESTDIKRNAQKYYGFDRQVDIVPPGIYPNTHPEMSRHALGLPADKFLFVTIGRLVKRKNLEDLLHVFQDVQKTTPSILLIIGDGPEKENLENLAKQLGIAGEIRILGRVSDAEKFQYLGVSDMYLSTAIHEGFGIVFLEAMECGLPVISYDRGGQTDFLREGKTGYLVGLGNRKNFELKIKELLNSNPLRTEIGAHNKNYVKAFYIEHIADRYISIFNEVVSTRKS from the coding sequence GTGAATATCCTCGTCATAAATTATGAATACCCTCCGATCGGCGGGGGAGGGGGGGTTTTATGCAAAGACATCTCCGAGGGAATCGCCGCCAAGGGACATCGGATTACGGTCGTCACCTCTCATTATGGGTCCCTGCGAAAAAGCGAAAATCTTCATGGAGTGGATATATTCAGGGTTCCGGTCCTGATGAGAAAGAAACAGACCGTGGCGTCGATGGCTTCGATGATCAGTTTCGTGCCCATGTGCATACGGAAAGTGAAGGAATTGATGAAATGCAACTCGTATGATCTGATAAATACCCAATTCGCCATCCCTTCCGGCCCGGCGGGACAGTACATCTCCCGCAAGTATAATATCCCAAATGTATTGACGATCCTTGGCGGGGATATCATCGACCCCAGTAAATTCCTCTCGCCGCACAATACCTTCCTGTTGAATCAGACCGTACGGAAGATGTTGTTCGGCGCGGACCGGGTGGTCGCGGAATCCACGGATATAAAACGGAACGCTCAAAAATATTACGGGTTCGACCGGCAGGTTGACATCGTCCCCCCGGGAATTTATCCGAACACGCACCCGGAAATGAGCAGGCACGCTCTCGGTCTCCCGGCGGACAAATTCCTCTTCGTCACGATCGGCCGGCTGGTGAAAAGGAAAAATCTGGAAGACCTGTTGCATGTATTCCAGGACGTTCAAAAAACCACCCCCTCCATCCTCCTGATCATCGGAGACGGTCCGGAGAAGGAAAACTTAGAGAACTTGGCGAAACAGTTGGGGATAGCCGGCGAGATCCGAATATTGGGCAGGGTTTCGGACGCGGAGAAGTTCCAGTACCTCGGCGTGTCGGATATGTATCTCTCGACGGCCATCCACGAAGGCTTCGGCATCGTCTTCCTGGAAGCCATGGAATGCGGTTTGCCGGTAATATCCTACGACAGAGGCGGTCAAACCGACTTTTTACGGGAGGGGAAGACCGGCTACCTGGTCGGGCTTGGAAACAGGAAGAATTTTGAATTGAAAATAAAAGAGTTGTTGAATTCCAACCCATTGAGAACGGAAATCGGCGCCCACAACAAGAATTACGTGAAAGCGTTCTACATCGAACACATCGCGGATCGATACATTTCCATTTTCAACGAGGTCGTTTCAACCCGCAAGTCATGA
- a CDS encoding glycerol-3-phosphate dehydrogenase/oxidase: MKGKEYDLVIVGGGIFGACAAWDAARRGLKVALLEKKDFSHATSANHLKMVHGGIRYLQHGDLVRVWESCRERTALLKIAPHLVRPLPIVMPTYGHGKRGKTVLGVGVSVYDLLTMDRNRRIADEGRKIPGGRLITRQQVLDHFPGIEPRGLTGAAVFYDAQMYSPPRIALSFLRSAASAGADIANYVEVTRFLRSDGRVVGVGAKDVLGGENLEVRGKVVLNAAGPWAARLLETGTDLGLAPKPVFSRDACFVVSRRISEEYALACQTRSRDADAIISRGGRHLFLAPWRGFTLIGVWHGVYRGAPEDVGVTEEELQAFLDETNAAYPGLSLARKDVTMVNFGLILFEDTKQGGAEISFGKRSLLIDHEKTHHVIGLVTLIGVRATTARGMAEKAVNLVFRKLGKTPPRSDTEITPIFGGRIEKYDDFLGRAVEQRPFGLGRDVLAPLIHNYGSEYPGVLKYIDGNPEWAHRLGDSTVLKAEVVHAVREEMAEKIGDVVFRRTDMGTGGHPGEVALLECARLMASELGWDEDRVREEIDEVREEFLLHHSSTNIPDKGSILKKVV, encoded by the coding sequence ATGAAGGGAAAAGAGTACGATCTCGTCATCGTCGGCGGGGGGATCTTCGGCGCCTGCGCGGCATGGGACGCGGCCAGGAGAGGGCTCAAGGTCGCCCTCCTGGAGAAGAAGGATTTTTCCCACGCCACCTCCGCGAATCACCTGAAAATGGTCCACGGCGGCATCCGATACCTCCAGCATGGCGACCTGGTCCGCGTATGGGAATCGTGCCGCGAACGGACCGCCCTCCTGAAGATCGCTCCCCACCTGGTTCGCCCCCTGCCGATCGTCATGCCCACGTACGGTCACGGGAAGCGTGGAAAAACGGTCCTCGGCGTGGGTGTTTCAGTCTACGACCTGTTGACCATGGATCGGAACCGGCGGATCGCGGACGAGGGAAGGAAAATCCCGGGCGGACGCCTGATCACGCGGCAGCAGGTCCTGGACCATTTCCCCGGCATCGAACCGCGCGGCCTCACGGGCGCCGCGGTCTTTTACGACGCGCAGATGTACAGCCCGCCCAGGATCGCGCTTTCCTTCCTCCGGTCGGCGGCATCCGCGGGTGCGGATATCGCGAATTACGTAGAGGTGACGCGTTTTCTCAGGAGCGACGGCCGCGTCGTGGGAGTGGGCGCGAAGGACGTTCTTGGGGGAGAGAACCTCGAGGTCCGGGGAAAAGTGGTGCTCAACGCGGCGGGGCCCTGGGCGGCAAGGCTGCTGGAAACCGGAACGGATCTGGGACTGGCGCCGAAACCGGTTTTTTCGAGAGACGCCTGCTTCGTCGTCTCGCGACGCATTTCGGAGGAATATGCGCTCGCCTGCCAGACGAGGTCGCGGGACGCGGACGCCATTATAAGCCGCGGGGGACGGCACCTCTTTCTCGCCCCCTGGAGAGGGTTCACGCTGATCGGGGTTTGGCACGGCGTCTACAGGGGTGCGCCGGAGGACGTCGGCGTCACGGAGGAGGAACTCCAGGCGTTCCTCGACGAGACGAACGCGGCGTACCCCGGGCTTTCGCTTGCCAGAAAGGACGTCACAATGGTGAATTTCGGGCTCATCCTGTTCGAGGACACAAAGCAGGGGGGCGCCGAAATCAGCTTCGGAAAACGGTCGCTCCTGATCGACCACGAGAAAACCCATCACGTAATCGGGCTGGTCACCCTCATCGGCGTCCGGGCGACGACGGCCCGTGGGATGGCGGAGAAGGCGGTGAACCTGGTCTTCCGGAAACTGGGGAAGACCCCCCCCCGTTCGGATACGGAAATCACGCCGATCTTCGGTGGCCGGATCGAGAAGTACGACGATTTCCTGGGTCGGGCGGTGGAGCAGCGTCCATTCGGATTGGGCCGCGATGTCCTCGCCCCCTTGATCCACAACTACGGGTCCGAATATCCGGGGGTGTTGAAATACATCGACGGGAACCCGGAATGGGCCCACCGGCTGGGGGATTCGACGGTTCTCAAGGCGGAAGTCGTTCACGCCGTCCGCGAGGAGATGGCGGAAAAAATCGGGGACGTGGTCTTCCGGAGGACGGATATGGGGACCGGAGGTCACCCGGGGGAGGTTGCCCTGCTGGAGTGCGCCCGGCTGATGGCGTCGGAACTCGGGTGGGACGAGGACCGGGTACGGGAGGAGATCGACGAGGTGAGGGAAGAATTCCTGCTTCATCATTCCTCAACGAATATACCCGATAAAGGATCGATTCTTAAGAAAGTAGTTTAG
- a CDS encoding NAD(P)-dependent oxidoreductase, protein MNVLITGGTGFIGSRLGLRCLESGHSVRILGQENTPAEFSNRKLLEEKGARIVLASVTQKELLPELLQGIDVVYHLAAAQHEVNVPDQRFRDVNVNGTSNLLEASVTAGVKRFVHGSTIGVYGAAMEGLLDETSALEPDNIYGKTKLEGEHVVLSFNEKLPVIIIRIPETYGPGDRRLLKLFKAIRKGVFVMIGDGKNLHHLIYIDDLIDAFFLAAEHPDATGKLFVVAGDEPVTTNEMVAVIAERMGTRIPGFRVPLSALLFLADVMEKSCQPFGIKPPIYRRRMDFFRKNFAFSQEKAKRILGFQPKVPFSEGIASTAAWYRSMNIL, encoded by the coding sequence GTGAACGTGCTGATCACCGGTGGAACGGGATTCATCGGTTCGAGGTTGGGGTTGCGGTGCCTGGAGAGCGGCCACTCGGTTCGGATCCTCGGACAGGAAAACACGCCGGCGGAATTCTCCAACAGGAAGCTTCTGGAGGAAAAGGGTGCCCGGATCGTTCTCGCATCCGTCACACAGAAGGAACTTCTCCCCGAATTGCTGCAGGGCATCGATGTCGTCTACCACCTCGCGGCGGCCCAGCACGAGGTCAATGTCCCGGACCAGAGATTTCGGGATGTAAACGTGAACGGTACCTCCAACCTTCTCGAGGCCAGCGTGACCGCCGGCGTCAAGCGATTCGTCCACGGGAGCACGATCGGCGTGTACGGAGCGGCCATGGAGGGGCTCCTCGATGAAACATCCGCCCTGGAACCGGACAACATCTACGGCAAGACGAAACTCGAGGGAGAACACGTCGTCCTTTCCTTCAATGAAAAACTTCCCGTCATCATCATACGAATCCCCGAAACGTACGGGCCGGGGGATCGAAGGCTGCTGAAGCTGTTCAAGGCGATCCGGAAGGGCGTTTTCGTCATGATCGGCGACGGGAAGAACCTGCATCACCTGATCTACATCGACGATCTGATCGACGCTTTTTTCCTCGCGGCGGAACATCCGGATGCGACCGGGAAACTATTCGTCGTCGCGGGAGACGAACCGGTGACGACGAATGAAATGGTCGCGGTGATCGCGGAGCGGATGGGGACCAGGATTCCGGGTTTCCGCGTTCCGCTTTCCGCCCTGTTGTTTCTCGCAGACGTGATGGAAAAGAGCTGTCAACCGTTCGGAATCAAGCCGCCGATCTACCGGAGGAGGATGGATTTCTTCCGGAAGAATTTCGCATTTTCACAGGAGAAGGCGAAGAGGATTCTCGGTTTCCAGCCAAAGGTCCCTTTCTCCGAGGGAATCGCTTCGACGGCCGCGTGGTATCGCAGCATGAATATTCTGTAA